One genomic segment of Hordeum vulgare subsp. vulgare chromosome 2H, MorexV3_pseudomolecules_assembly, whole genome shotgun sequence includes these proteins:
- the LOC123431000 gene encoding glycine-rich cell wall structural protein 1-like, with protein sequence MVRALGIAAAKGFTAGSMHYTPRGVICLAFAFVAAVAIVAVAVFGCAGHKSSGGKKPRRGHGGSYWATGAGAGAGGYVGDSGGGGGGCGGGGGCGGGGGGGC encoded by the coding sequence ATGGTCAGGGCGCTGGGTATTGCTGCGGCAAAGGGTTTCACCGCCGGTTCCATGCACTATACGCCCAGGGGCGTCATCTGTCTAGCTTTCGCCTTCGTGGCCGCGGTTGccatcgtcgccgtcgccgtgttCGGCTGCGCCGGCCACAAGAGCTCCGGCGGGAAGAAGCCTAGACGTGGTCATGGTGGCTCCTATTGGGCAACAGGAGCAGGCGCAGGCGCCGGCGGCTACGTTGGAGacagcggtggtggtggtggaggctgtggtggcggtggaggctgtggaggcggaggcggcggagGTTGCTGA
- the LOC123431001 gene encoding cytochrome P450 72A11-like: MAEAMAILRDASPWSLLAGAAAMAALWLAAQMIEWVWWGPRRIERALRAQGLGGTEYRFLRGDIKEEQRLVRAALLRPVPMDRPHDIVPRLSPLLHRVTEEHGKVSFTWFGPYPRITISDPELVRQVLANKFGHFDKTKLARLARVFIGGLAVIDGEEWAKHRRIMNPAFHAEKLKRMLPAFSASCSELIGRWETSASVSVGEIELDVWSEFQNLSGDVISRAAFGVSNQEGERIFQLQAEQAERLVQSFRTNYIPGFSLLPTENNRKMKAINKEVTAILRGIIEKRQTHMKNGGANNDDLLGLLLESNMDYNDANGKTNKGMSVEDIIGECKLFYFAGMETTAVLLTWTVVLLSMHPEWQDRAREEVLQTFGKNKPDLNGLSRLKVVMMVFNEVLRLYPPVMLINRRTYKKIELGGVTYPPNVMLALQLMFIHRDPGIWGDDSGEFNPGRFAEGVSKASRDPGAFFAFSSGPRNCIGQNFALLEAKVAISMILQRFSFELSPTYVHAPYTVLTLHPQHGVPVRLHRL; this comes from the exons ATGGCGGAAGCCATGGCGATTCTGCGCGACGCCTCGCCGTGGAGCCTCCTCGCCGGCGCCGCGGCCATGGCGGCTCTGTGGTTGGCGGCGCAGATGATTGAGTGGGTCTGGTGGGGCCCGAGGCGCATCGAACGGGCCCTGAGGGCCCAGGGCCTCGGGGGCACCGAGTACCGGTTCCTGAGAGGCGACATCAAGGAGGAGCAGCGGCTCGTGAGGGCGGCCCTCCTCAGGCCCGTGCCAATGGACCGGCCACACGATATCGTCCCGCGCCtctcccctctcctccaccgtgtCACCGAGGAGCACG GGAAGGTTTCATTCACATGGTTTGGGCCATACCCAAGAATTACAATCAGTGATCCTGAGCTGGTTCGACAAGTTCTGGCAAATAAATTTGGCCACTTTGATAAAACCAAGCTAGCCCGCCTTGCAAGGGTGTTTATTGGTGGACTCGCAGTCATTGACGGTGAAGAATGGGCCAAACATAGAAGGATTATGAATCCAGCCTTTCATGCAGAAAAGCTAAAG CGGATGTTGCCAGCATTCTCTGCATCATGCAGCGAACTAATTGGCAGATGGGAGACTTCAGCCAGTGTTTCCGTTGGAGAAATAGAGCTTGATGTCTGGTCGGAGTTCCAAAATTTATCAGGGGATGTCATTTCAAGAGCTGCATTCGGTGTCAGCAACCAAGAAGGCGAACGGATTTTCCAACTTCAAGCCGAGCAAGCAGAACGCCTTGTTCAGTCTTTCCGGACTAATTACATCCCAGGCTTCTC TCTCCTGCCAACAGAAAACAACAGAAAGATGAAGGCTATAAATAAAGAGGTCACAGCGATTCTAAGGGGCATAATAGAGAAGAGGCAGACGCACATGAAAAATGGAGGAGCTAACAATGACGATCTGCTCGGCCTGCTACTGGAGTCAAATATGGACTACAATGATGCCAATGGCAAAACAAACAAGGGGATGAGCGTGGAGGATATAATTGGTGAATGCAAGCTGTTCTACTTCGCAGGAATGGAGACTACAGCCGTGCTGCTCACGTGGACAGTGGTGTTACTGAGCATGCATCCGGAGTGGCAGGATCGTGCCAGGGAGGAGGTTCTGCAGACCTTTGGGAAAAACAAACCGGATTTAAATGGTCTTAGCCGCCTAAAAGTC GTTATGATGGTGTTTAACGAGGTCCTGCGCCTGTACCCACCGGTGATGCTCATTAACCGGCGAACATACAAGAAGATAGAGCTCGGAGGCGTCACATACCCGCCGAACGTGATGCTCGCGCTGCAACTCATGTTCATCCACCGTGACCCTGGCATCTGGGGGGATGACTCCGGCGAGTTCAACCCGGGGAGGTTTGCCGAGGGCGTGTCCAAGGCGAGCAGGGACCCAGGGGCCTTCTTCGCCTTCAGCTCGGGTCCGAGGAACTGCATCGGACAGAACTTCGCGCTGCTTGAGGCCAAGGTGGCCATCAGCATGATCCTGCAACGCTTCTCCTTCGAGCTCTCGCCGACGTATGTGCATGCTCCCTATACCGTCCTTACACTGCACCCACAGCACGGTGTTCCGGTTAGGCTGCACCGGCTCTGA